Within Xanthomonas theicola, the genomic segment CTCGCGCACGTGCTCGTCGCCGGTGCCGGGGGTGAGCATCATGCGGTGGGTCGCCATCGCCGCTTCGCTGCTGATCATCGCGAAGAACGCCAGGCCGATCTCCGCCAGTTGCACGGGCAGCGGGCCCTTCGACGCATGCCCGAACAGGTCGTCGGGCAACAGCGCCTGGCATTGCGCACGCACCGCCTCGGCGAACAGAGTCTCCTTGTCGCCGTAATGGCTGTAGACGGTGAGCTTGGACACGCAGGCACGCGCGGCGATGCCGTCCATGCTGACCCCGCCGAACCCCAGTTCGGTGAACATCTGCTTGGCCGCTTCCAGGATCGCCGCACGCTTGCCCATGTCCTTGGGACGGCCCGGCCCGGTGGCGCGGGAAGAGGATTTGGAAGAGGCAACGGCAGGGGGTTTGCTGACCATGGAGGTAATACTAGACCAGTCGGTTCGATATTTATACTACACCGTATAGGTGCACTATCAGGCCGCATCCGCGGTCAGGCGCACCGGCGGGCCGGCTGAGCAGTTCGGCCGCGCTCCGCCGACGCCGCGTCCGAGTCGGAACGAGGCTCGGCAGGGATTCGTGCGAAAAACCGCCATTTCTCTTCTCTGGCAACCCATTGAATGCAGACGCGATAGCAAGTTCCGCGCGGGGGATTCCTATATTGGCCCTGGCCCGCAGTCATGGGCCCGCTTAGCGGCTTCCTCATCGTTGATCAGGAGGATCGGGGTTCCGTATTGCGACCCCATGCAGGCTCGAGCCTGATGCGGGAGCGCCGAATGATCCCGCCCGAGCTCCCATCCGAAAACCTGTGCCGCTATGCGAAGTTGGGGAAAGGGCGTCGGGAACCAAAGGGTTTAGTCTTCCGGGCATAAGCACTTTTGAAAGAGGAACGGCTGATGGAACCCATTCGTTCTCGCACGCCAAGTCCTGCCCGGGAGCCGCAGGCCGGATCGGATGAGGCTCAGCCCATTGTTGGTCGGCTCGCGTCTACGGCCGCCAGCAGCC encodes:
- a CDS encoding TetR/AcrR family transcriptional regulator, translating into MVSKPPAVASSKSSSRATGPGRPKDMGKRAAILEAAKQMFTELGFGGVSMDGIAARACVSKLTVYSHYGDKETLFAEAVRAQCQALLPDDLFGHASKGPLPVQLAEIGLAFFAMISSEAAMATHRMMLTPGTGDEHVREMFWNAGPKRLQQDMARLLQAHVATGELEVPELDLAASQFFCLIKGELHSLMMCGLCRNPSQARIQAHVQASVEFFMRAYASRRARAGGESAR